Genomic segment of Candidatus Bathyarchaeia archaeon:
AACGCGAATCCCTTTTTCCCTAGGGCCTTCTTGAAGGAGTTCGTCAATTGCCTCATATGGAAGGCGGTCCATCGGGCCACGTAATCCGCCCCGGCCGCTTTCACGAGCTCGCATGAGTCGAAGCCCCTCTCCAAGTTCCCATAGGGGGTCGTGATCGTCGCCATGCCCCTAGGCGTCGTCGGACCCGCTTGGCCTCCGGTCATGCCATACGTCATATTGTTAACGCAAACCACGAGCATGCCTATGTTGCGCCTAGCGGCGTGGATCAAATGGTTCCCTCCTATCCCTAGGGCATCCCCATCGCCGACGAAAACAACGACCTTGAGCTCTGGCTTGAAGAGCTTTATGCCGGTTGCATAGGCGATGGCCCTGCCATGGGGCGCATGCAGGGTATCGGCATCGAAAAGAGGGCTCGGTATCCAACCGCTGCACCCTATACCGGATAGGAAGACCATCTTCTTGAAGTCCAGCCCTAGCTCATCGACGGCCCTCAGGAAGCTTTGGGCGATCATCCCATCCCCGCAGCCAGCGCAGAAGGTATGCGGCAAGGTCCCCTTGCGTATGTACTTCTCGAGGGGATGCGCTAAACTCATTTCTTCATCAACTCCTCGATTCGCCTCATCAGGAAGTCCGGACTATGGATGCTCGCCACTGTGGCGGGCGGAAGGAAGGCCACCTCGGCCCTACCCCTCGCGGCCCTTTCTACCTCATTGACAACCTGGCCCAAGTTGTTCTCGAGGACCAATAGCTTCGGGACCTCCTTCGCTGCCCTTTCAATGGCCTCATCCGGGAAGGGCCAAAGGGTGATGAGCCTAATGGAGCCAACCCTCGTGCCCCTCGATCGCAGGATTTTGACGACATGCGATGCGGAGCGCGAAACGCTGCCGAAGGAGACCAAGGCAAGCTCGCTGCCCTCCAGAGCCTCCATTTCGACCTTGGCAATATCCTTGGCGCGCTTTTGGATCTTGTTCCGAAGGCTCACGACGACCTTATGGACGTATTTCGGATCGCTGACCTCCCTCATGCCGTATTCGTCGTGGGTTGAGCCGGTGACGTGGGCGCTATGCCCAGTTCCGAAGATGGGCATGGGGGCCACGTCCTCATCGAGGAACGCCCTCACGCGCCCACTACCGGGTTCTGGAGTCCTCCTATTCACGAGCTTGATTTCCGATCCCTCCGGCATGACAACCTCCTCCCTCAAGTGGCCGATGAGCGCATCCGAGAGGACCACAACCGGGGTCCTGTAGGCCTCGGATAGGTTAAAGGC
This window contains:
- a CDS encoding thiamine pyrophosphate-dependent enzyme, yielding MSLAHPLEKYIRKGTLPHTFCAGCGDGMIAQSFLRAVDELGLDFKKMVFLSGIGCSGWIPSPLFDADTLHAPHGRAIAYATGIKLFKPELKVVVFVGDGDALGIGGNHLIHAARRNIGMLVVCVNNMTYGMTGGQAGPTTPRGMATITTPYGNLERGFDSCELVKAAGADYVARWTAFHMRQLTNSFKKALGKKGFAFIEVVSQCPTHLMRPMGFKRPSEMLLWLRDNSIPIEKASKLPKEGLEGKIIIGEYADLDRPELSEAYAELIRRAGAR
- a CDS encoding 2-oxoacid:acceptor oxidoreductase subunit alpha, which codes for MPTKMFLQGNEACAYGALAAGCRFFAFYPITPASEIAYVMAREMPKRGGICIQMEDEIASLASAIGASWAGAKAMTATSGPGFSLMQEGIGYASMTETPCVIVDVERAGPSTGTPALPMQGDVYQSRRGSHGEYPIIVLAPNSAQEMFDLTIEAFNLSEAYRTPVVVLSDALIGHLREEVVMPEGSEIKLVNRRTPEPGSGRVRAFLDEDVAPMPIFGTGHSAHVTGSTHDEYGMREVSDPKYVHKVVVSLRNKIQKRAKDIAKVEMEALEGSELALVSFGSVSRSASHVVKILRSRGTRVGSIRLITLWPFPDEAIERAAKEVPKLLVLENNLGQVVNEVERAARGRAEVAFLPPATVASIHSPDFLMRRIEELMKK